AGGTGTTAATAAAATAATCTCGATAGAACATCAGGAAATACCCGAAGCAATAAACGGGATGACATACACAAAGAATTTTCGTTCTGCAACTGCAGAAGAGTGGTATATATTTGTGCCGGGTTTTAAGGATCCTTTCAGCGGGGGAGCTGCTGGCAAGGCAATTATCCATTACAATCTATTCGGCAACAAAGATGTTTTTATTAACACAACTGTGATATTTGATGATCCAGACCTGCATAAGGAAGTCCATCATAAGCTTGTCTATGGACTTGCAGAAGAAATTGTTAACCGGCTGGTCGGGTACGCAGACACGCTGCTATCGGTGCATTCCGGCATGAATTCTTATCAAGCAGAATATAAGTCATGATTTTAAAGGAGGTGGCTTAAAGTATGAACAGAGATAGGGAACAAGTGGACTATGAGAATGGAATGGCGCATTTATTTGGACTCGATGAGGAAACAAGTTTACAGTCAGTGAATTTTGCTTCAACGGAAAATCCCCTTTTAAATGAGCATTATCAAGAAGTGTTGCAAAAATAAAGAAAGCCAGGCCATATGCCTAGCTTAATTTTCGCGGTTTGCCAATACGGCATCCGCTTTATGCTGTTGTTGGAATTGTTCCAGCATCTGACTTGAAATGGCGGTATTGCCTAAAGGATTCGGATGAACCCCATCACTAGAAAGGTATTGCAGGTTTTTGCTGTTAATTACATTCGTCGTTTGTACTACAATGGAAGAAGAAGTTTCTTTGGCTGTTTCATAAATCAATAAGTTCCATTTTGGAAGCAGCTTATCCGCCAAAGAATAAAATTGATGATCAGTTGGCATAGGATTGTATAACTCAAGAAATACAATTGTCGCTGAAGGATTCAATACACCAATTCTTGCCGTTATTTCAGAAAGATTAGTCGAAAATCCTTCCTGCAGACTGTCGAAGGACTTAAGAGCACTGTAAATATCACTCTTCTTAACGAGTGTAAGGATGTCATTCCCTCCAACGTTCACGGTTATAAGATCTGCTTCCTTAATCGCCTCATCAAAAATCCCATCCTGTACGAGCCTATTCAACCGATCGCTGGTGATTCCTATGATCCCTTCGTTGTGGGAAATGACTTGTTTGCCAGTTTCAATACCCAATTGGCTCGAAAATTGACTAATAAAATTTTCTTCTTCAGTAATTCGATAACCTCGTATAATAGAATCTCCAAGAGCCAGGTGGTTGATTGTACTGTCAGGTGATGTACGGTAATAATCTATATAAGTAAGCTTATTCGTTTTTTCTGTCACAGGAGCACTTTCTTGTTTCATTTTTTCCAGTTGATATTGGGGGTAATAAAACCAGGCAGAAATGGACAGGGCTGAAACCAGAGTTATAAGCAAAGTGTATTTTATGATTTTCATGATGGTTCACTCCTCGATATATTTCTATTGTATCAAGGATTTGGAACAAAATAATTAGGGGGGTATTTCCATTTTTAAAATAATATTAATATTTAATCATTCGTAAAAATTTCCTGCTAATAGACAGGATTTTGTTATACTAAAACAAGACTGTTTTTTGATTTTGCTTGCATTTTTGCAGGACTGCGCATACTTGCACTCAATCTATAGCGAAAAGAGTCTTATATCATACTATATTCGAGGAGTACACAGATGTACCAGACTTATTCGACAAAAGAAAAAATAAAGCAGATTTTTGTCATGTTAATTCCTATATTGATCACCCAATTAGGTATGTTTTCCATGGTCTTTTTCAATACCATT
The nucleotide sequence above comes from Mesobacillus jeotgali. Encoded proteins:
- a CDS encoding GDSL-type esterase/lipase family protein; the encoded protein is MKIIKYTLLITLVSALSISAWFYYPQYQLEKMKQESAPVTEKTNKLTYIDYYRTSPDSTINHLALGDSIIRGYRITEEENFISQFSSQLGIETGKQVISHNEGIIGITSDRLNRLVQDGIFDEAIKEADLITVNVGGNDILTLVKKSDIYSALKSFDSLQEGFSTNLSEITARIGVLNPSATIVFLELYNPMPTDHQFYSLADKLLPKWNLLIYETAKETSSSIVVQTTNVINSKNLQYLSSDGVHPNPLGNTAISSQMLEQFQQQHKADAVLANREN